From a region of the Pectobacterium carotovorum genome:
- a CDS encoding MFS transporter: MSTLSSEAEVRTQQVPGKLLIFSMAAASGISVANIYYNQPMLGVMSESFTSSGAVSLIPTVTQLGYALGLLLLVPLGDKFDRRQLIVWQFLMLALASAFAALSTSAVALLSASLLIGFGATAAQQIVPAAAALANAKQRGAIVGTVMSGLLSGILLSRTIAGLVAESAGWRAMFWLSVPLALAGAWAMGKMLPASPSNQTVRYSELMRSLVTLWRGERALRKATLIQALLFASFSAFWSVLALYLESGRFHMGAAAAGLFGVIGVAGIFAAPLAGRIADRTGSRPVVIAGALLTLLSWGIFIGFDSVIGLIIGVILLDLGVQSALVANQHVIYGLGEAARGRINTVFMGGMFLGGAGGSSVAMAAWHQGGWLMVGGLASALAIMALLAALMKTKKV, translated from the coding sequence ATGAGTACATTATCCAGCGAAGCCGAGGTTAGAACGCAGCAGGTTCCCGGCAAATTACTGATTTTCTCGATGGCCGCAGCCAGTGGCATTTCTGTTGCCAATATCTATTACAACCAGCCGATGCTGGGCGTGATGAGTGAAAGTTTTACGTCGAGCGGGGCAGTCTCGCTGATCCCAACGGTGACGCAGCTGGGCTACGCTTTGGGACTGTTACTGCTGGTTCCTCTCGGTGATAAGTTCGATCGCCGTCAGCTGATTGTGTGGCAATTTTTGATGCTGGCGTTGGCTTCTGCGTTTGCAGCCTTATCGACATCGGCTGTTGCTTTATTAAGTGCGTCGTTGCTCATCGGTTTTGGGGCGACTGCCGCACAGCAGATTGTTCCGGCTGCGGCGGCGCTTGCCAACGCGAAACAGCGCGGCGCCATTGTCGGGACGGTGATGAGCGGGTTGCTAAGCGGGATTCTGCTTAGTCGTACGATTGCGGGCCTTGTGGCGGAAAGTGCGGGCTGGCGTGCGATGTTCTGGCTGAGCGTGCCGCTGGCGCTGGCGGGCGCGTGGGCAATGGGAAAAATGTTACCGGCTTCGCCATCGAATCAAACCGTTCGTTACAGTGAACTGATGCGTTCACTGGTGACGCTGTGGCGCGGTGAGCGTGCATTACGCAAAGCCACGCTGATTCAGGCGCTGCTGTTTGCATCGTTCAGCGCGTTCTGGAGTGTGCTTGCGCTGTATCTGGAAAGCGGACGTTTTCACATGGGGGCCGCTGCTGCGGGGTTGTTCGGGGTGATTGGTGTAGCGGGGATCTTTGCAGCTCCGCTGGCGGGAAGAATCGCCGACAGAACCGGTAGTCGCCCGGTTGTGATTGCCGGAGCGCTGCTGACGCTGCTCTCATGGGGAATATTCATCGGCTTTGATTCCGTTATTGGCCTGATTATCGGCGTTATTCTGCTCGATCTCGGCGTACAAAGCGCATTAGTGGCCAACCAACATGTGATTTACGGGCTCGGTGAAGCGGCAAGAGGTCGAATCAATACCGTATTCATGGGCGGTATGTTTTTAGGCGGCGCGGGGGGATCCTCCGTTGCGATGGCTGCCTGGCATCAGGGGGGATGGCTGATGGTCGGAGGGCTTGCCAGCGCGTTGGCAATCATGGCACTGCTGGCTGCGCTGATGAAAACGAAAAAAGTGTAA
- a CDS encoding LysR family transcriptional regulator codes for MDRLSALETFICVFETGSFSAASRRLGIGQPAVSKAIMQLENQLATPLLLRSTRGLTPTEAGQHFYDQIVPAVKMLGEAQVQVVSGSAALSGRLRICAPVTFARLHIMPRLHEFMAEHPQLNVDVILDDRPIDLIAEGIDVALRLGEMKDSSLIAQRLASCSMRLLATPDYFARHSMPASPDALAAHPAVIYLQGERTDRWIFSQEGTQTTVFPNGRIRVSAAEGVRAAVLSGAGLAVASEWMFAPELESGQVVTALDSWSLGKMDLWAVYPGGRMTSARARIFTGFVQRLFS; via the coding sequence ATGGATCGCCTTAGCGCGCTGGAAACATTTATCTGCGTTTTTGAAACGGGGTCGTTTTCCGCTGCGTCCCGCAGGCTCGGTATCGGGCAGCCTGCGGTTTCCAAAGCGATCATGCAGCTTGAAAATCAGCTGGCAACGCCACTGCTGCTTCGCTCTACCCGAGGGTTGACGCCGACAGAAGCCGGGCAGCATTTTTATGATCAAATCGTCCCTGCGGTAAAGATGCTGGGGGAAGCTCAAGTGCAGGTGGTGAGTGGGAGCGCGGCGCTGTCCGGGCGGCTGCGTATCTGTGCGCCAGTGACGTTTGCCAGGCTGCACATCATGCCTCGCCTCCATGAGTTCATGGCAGAACATCCTCAGCTAAACGTCGATGTCATTCTGGACGATCGCCCCATCGATTTGATTGCTGAAGGGATTGATGTGGCATTACGTTTGGGCGAGATGAAGGATTCCAGCCTGATCGCCCAGCGGCTGGCATCGTGTTCTATGCGTCTGTTGGCGACCCCCGACTATTTTGCGCGTCATAGCATGCCAGCCTCTCCTGATGCGCTGGCCGCACACCCTGCCGTTATCTATTTGCAGGGGGAGAGAACCGATCGTTGGATCTTTTCTCAGGAGGGAACACAGACCACCGTCTTCCCTAATGGACGTATCCGTGTTTCTGCGGCGGAAGGCGTGCGTGCGGCCGTGCTGTCCGGTGCAGGGCTGGCTGTGGCGTCTGAATGGATGTTCGCGCCAGAGCTGGAAAGTGGGCAGGTCGTCACCGCGCTGGATTCATGGTCGCTGGGGAAAATGGACCTGTGGGCTGTCTACCCCGGAGGCCGCATGACATCCGCTCGCGCCAGAATTTTTACCGGCTTCGTTCAGCGCCTTTTCTCCTAA
- the grxB gene encoding glutaredoxin 2 yields the protein MKLFIYEHCPFCVRARMIFGLKDLPVEQSVIMEGDVDTPTRMVGRKVVPILQKEDGSFMPESMDIVHYVDSKQAPLIADKAVDVEIETWCKSVSSAVFNLAVPRFTKADFKELSTPEARHAYILREEKAFGDLDVLLAKTPELMAEVEQKLNELEPRLANVSTISTTDFILFPILLSLTIVKGVQFGPNVQAYLERVSKASKVALLTDKAL from the coding sequence ATGAAACTTTTCATTTACGAACACTGCCCATTCTGTGTCAGGGCCAGAATGATTTTTGGTTTGAAAGATCTGCCTGTTGAGCAATCGGTCATTATGGAAGGCGATGTCGACACACCGACGCGCATGGTGGGCCGCAAAGTGGTGCCCATCCTGCAGAAAGAAGATGGCAGCTTCATGCCGGAAAGTATGGATATCGTCCACTATGTCGACAGCAAGCAAGCGCCGTTAATCGCAGACAAAGCGGTTGATGTTGAGATAGAAACCTGGTGTAAGTCCGTTTCCAGTGCGGTGTTTAACCTTGCGGTTCCCCGCTTCACAAAAGCGGATTTCAAAGAGCTTTCCACGCCAGAGGCGCGTCATGCCTACATCCTGCGTGAAGAAAAAGCCTTCGGTGATCTGGATGTACTACTCGCGAAAACGCCAGAACTGATGGCGGAAGTGGAACAAAAACTCAACGAACTGGAGCCGCGACTGGCAAACGTCAGTACCATTTCCACCACCGATTTTATTCTGTTCCCGATCTTACTGTCGCTCACGATCGTGAAAGGCGTGCAGTTTGGCCCTAACGTCCAGGCGTACCTTGAGCGTGTATCAAAAGCCAGCAAGGTTGCGTTGTTGACCGATAAGGCGCTGTAA